A stretch of Fundicoccus culcitae DNA encodes these proteins:
- a CDS encoding ABC transporter permease, producing the protein MASTTQKNLTWTAFKSMVKRDLVIQWRDKGEFVFRVAMLPFVLILLYGYVLPNIGVLDRSFPDQMFPGMVGMSLLVTGIHGTAIPLSMDFNNTRAIEDRLLAPVDVRVIAASKMFVGILEAWIGALIVLPISLLFMGSNLNIQMEWSDVPLFILILVLAAVMSASLGLLVGTIVKPSQIAAMFPGFLMPLVFTGGVFFTWESLSPIPWFQYLVLINPLLYVNEALRFVMTPQLPSFPIWVSLLGMVVMTLIMGYFGIRRFIKMTTGEIN; encoded by the coding sequence ATGGCATCGACAACACAAAAGAATTTAACGTGGACCGCTTTTAAAAGCATGGTGAAACGGGATTTGGTTATTCAATGGCGGGATAAAGGCGAGTTTGTTTTCCGTGTGGCCATGCTGCCTTTCGTTTTGATTTTATTATATGGTTATGTTTTACCGAACATCGGCGTCCTCGACCGTTCGTTTCCTGATCAAATGTTTCCAGGGATGGTCGGCATGAGTTTGCTTGTTACCGGGATTCACGGGACGGCGATTCCTTTATCGATGGATTTTAACAATACGCGTGCAATTGAAGACCGCCTGTTAGCACCGGTGGATGTGCGTGTGATTGCGGCGTCCAAAATGTTTGTCGGAATTCTAGAAGCTTGGATTGGTGCACTGATTGTTTTACCGATTTCCTTGTTATTTATGGGTAGCAATTTAAATATCCAAATGGAATGGTCAGACGTTCCACTGTTCATTTTGATTTTAGTCTTAGCCGCTGTGATGTCCGCCAGCCTCGGTTTGTTGGTCGGCACCATTGTCAAACCGTCGCAAATAGCGGCCATGTTCCCAGGTTTCCTTATGCCCCTCGTTTTCACCGGTGGCGTCTTTTTCACCTGGGAATCCCTAAGCCCAATCCCTTGGTTCCAATACCTTGTCCTAATCAACCCCTTGTTGTACGTCAACGAAGCGCTACGTTTCGTCATGACCCCGCAACTCCCAAGCTTCCCAATCTGGGTGAGTCTTCTTGGGATGGTTGTGATGACCCTTATCATGGGCTACTTCGGCATCCGTCGCTTCATCAAAATGACCACGGGTGAGATTAATTAA
- a CDS encoding PTS ascorbate transporter subunit IIC: MLDVLINDILGTPAILVGLFVLVGSVLLGSPIAEIITATFNTIIGFIMLNLGAGIAADTLDNFSAMFVEAFGIQAAVMSTDAMGALLLEEYPSATVIFVLAMVFNLLIARFTRFKYIYLASHLVMYLSAMFAMIFEGLPYWPATIMAAILIAIYMAVSPALIQPFTRKITGTDEFAVANAGSSSFLIGALMGKLVGDPSQSTEDMNVPQSLSFLKTPAISISLTMSILFIVLAVLSGQTFVESQLSGGTNYIFFAFMQAIYFAAGIEILITGVNMALKEIVPAFKGIANRLIPNAVPSLDSPVMLPYGSNSLILGFLVSLAVGMLGIFVLPMVGLPIIIPGMQQYFFLGGITAMYGNATGGYKGAIAGAFVVGLVMVFMPAIYMVYVGDPTDNIVFGDSDFLFIGVFFKWFVGLFR; the protein is encoded by the coding sequence GTGTTAGATGTCTTAATAAATGATATTTTAGGCACGCCAGCTATTTTGGTTGGTTTATTTGTTTTGGTGGGTTCGGTGTTGTTAGGTTCGCCAATAGCTGAAATTATTACTGCAACGTTTAATACCATCATTGGTTTTATTATGTTAAATCTTGGAGCCGGTATTGCGGCTGATACCTTAGATAATTTTTCAGCCATGTTTGTGGAAGCGTTCGGAATCCAAGCAGCTGTCATGTCGACGGATGCGATGGGGGCTTTGTTACTAGAGGAGTATCCTTCGGCAACAGTGATTTTTGTGTTGGCGATGGTGTTTAACTTGTTGATTGCGCGGTTCACGCGGTTTAAGTATATTTATTTGGCTTCGCATTTGGTCATGTACTTGAGCGCGATGTTTGCGATGATTTTTGAAGGCTTGCCTTATTGGCCTGCTACCATTATGGCTGCAATTCTGATTGCGATTTATATGGCGGTTTCGCCGGCTTTGATTCAGCCGTTCACGCGTAAAATTACGGGTACGGATGAATTTGCGGTGGCCAATGCGGGCTCGTCTTCATTTTTGATTGGGGCTTTGATGGGTAAGTTGGTGGGTGATCCTTCGCAGTCAACGGAGGATATGAATGTGCCGCAATCCTTAAGCTTTTTAAAAACACCTGCGATTTCGATTTCGTTGACCATGAGTATCTTATTCATTGTCTTAGCGGTGTTAAGTGGTCAAACCTTTGTTGAAAGTCAGTTGTCTGGCGGGACTAATTATATTTTCTTTGCCTTTATGCAAGCCATCTATTTTGCAGCCGGCATTGAGATTTTGATTACCGGGGTCAATATGGCCTTGAAAGAAATTGTCCCAGCCTTCAAGGGGATTGCTAATCGCTTGATTCCTAATGCGGTTCCTTCTTTAGACTCACCTGTGATGTTACCTTACGGTTCTAATTCATTGATCCTCGGTTTCTTAGTCTCGTTGGCGGTCGGCATGTTGGGAATTTTTGTCTTACCGATGGTCGGTTTGCCCATTATTATTCCTGGGATGCAACAGTATTTCTTTTTAGGCGGTATCACAGCCATGTATGGTAATGCGACCGGTGGTTACAAAGGGGCGATTGCCGGGGCGTTTGTTGTAGGCTTGGTGATGGTTTTCATGCCCGCCATTTACATGGTTTATGTTGGTGACCCAACGGATAATATCGTTTTTGGGGATAGTGACTTCCTGTTTATCGGTGTGTTCTTTAAGTGGTTTGTGGGGTTGTTTAGGTAG
- a CDS encoding ABC transporter permease subunit, producing MENANVKQKTTVKDWLIENALIVVILLMVVYTAISADNFLNFHNLSNILSNVAVRFIIALGVSGVLIIKGTDLSAGRIVGMAAVVTGTLLQRPDGAGILYGNIAGTPIPVALVVAMAVGLVFGLINGLIIAYLKVPPFIATLGTQIAIFGLNQLYSQNRPIGSLNQSFTRFGTQGLRMGPVTIPWLAFVAIGVGIVIFILYKKTVYGKNMYALGGNEVAAEVSGVNTNRTKILVFSLAGLLYGLAGFLLTAKTGSAAVTLGTSYELEAIAAATIGGVSTTGGVGTVPGVLIGVLVFELLKTCLQFLGISPELTLVFQGAVIVIAVALDIRKTLRRK from the coding sequence ATGGAAAATGCAAATGTAAAACAAAAAACAACTGTCAAAGACTGGCTCATTGAAAATGCGCTAATCGTCGTTATTTTATTAATGGTCGTTTATACCGCTATTTCAGCGGATAACTTTTTAAACTTCCATAACTTATCCAATATTTTATCTAATGTGGCGGTCCGTTTCATTATCGCTTTGGGGGTTTCTGGTGTCCTAATTATTAAAGGGACCGACTTATCAGCAGGACGGATTGTCGGGATGGCGGCGGTTGTCACGGGGACTTTATTACAAAGACCTGACGGCGCAGGAATTTTATACGGCAACATTGCTGGAACGCCTATTCCAGTCGCTTTAGTGGTGGCCATGGCGGTCGGTTTAGTCTTTGGTTTAATTAACGGTTTGATTATTGCTTATTTGAAGGTACCACCCTTTATCGCAACCTTAGGAACACAAATTGCGATTTTCGGTTTAAACCAATTGTATTCACAAAACCGTCCAATTGGTTCACTAAACCAATCATTTACGCGCTTTGGTACCCAAGGGCTGCGCATGGGGCCGGTTACGATTCCTTGGTTGGCTTTTGTAGCTATCGGCGTGGGGATTGTGATATTTATTTTATATAAGAAAACGGTCTATGGTAAAAATATGTATGCTTTGGGGGGCAACGAGGTGGCCGCGGAAGTGTCTGGGGTTAACACCAATCGGACAAAAATTCTGGTTTTCTCTTTAGCGGGGCTCCTTTACGGTTTAGCGGGTTTCTTATTGACAGCTAAGACAGGTTCAGCGGCCGTTACTTTAGGGACAAGCTACGAGTTGGAAGCCATCGCGGCTGCCACCATCGGTGGGGTTTCAACCACGGGTGGGGTTGGTACAGTGCCGGGTGTCTTAATCGGGGTGCTAGTCTTTGAGTTACTGAAAACGTGTTTGCAATTCTTAGGTATTTCGCCGGAATTAACGTTAGTGTTCCAAGGGGCTGTTATTGTTATCGCCGTTGCTTTGGATATCCGTAAAACGTTACGTCGCAAATAA
- a CDS encoding sugar ABC transporter ATP-binding protein, producing MNEIILEMKNINKAFPGVQALDNVQLTLRKGTVHALMGENGAGKSTLMKCLYGIYYKDSGEIIFDGQEVNFLNSKAAIDAGISMIHQELQPIPMMTVAENIFLGNYPKNGLFVDHDKMNAESKRFLDIVGLDVPPDTLLGNLTISQQQSVEIAKAISHDVKIVIMDEPTSSLTSTEVEKLFDIIRTLTSQGIAIIYISHKMDEILEISDEVTIMRDGKYVATHDAKNLTKAQIIHDMVGRELVNQFPDHVDESTDKVLLEVKNLTSPNVLSFKDCSFQLKQGEILGVAGLVGAQRSELMEAVFGLRDVEAGGQILIRGEEVEIKSPQDAIKNNMAFVTEDRRHSGIFGVLPVADNITIASIRNFQKPTGLLDESAMKEVVDHGITSLRIKTPSAKTRIENLSGGNQQKVVLSRWLATSPDILILDEPTRGIDVGAKYEIYEIIDALSREGKSIIMISSEMSEIMGMSDRIMVMCEGRISGYLSPEEATQEKIMELATAFMHTSEAVIEEVN from the coding sequence ATGAATGAAATTATTCTAGAAATGAAAAATATCAACAAGGCGTTTCCAGGTGTGCAAGCCTTGGATAACGTGCAGCTGACCTTAAGGAAAGGTACCGTTCATGCTTTAATGGGTGAAAACGGAGCCGGAAAGTCTACCTTAATGAAGTGTTTGTATGGTATTTATTATAAAGATAGTGGCGAGATTATTTTTGATGGCCAAGAAGTCAATTTCTTGAATTCAAAAGCGGCGATTGATGCGGGCATTTCAATGATTCACCAAGAATTACAACCTATCCCGATGATGACCGTGGCTGAGAATATCTTTTTGGGTAATTATCCTAAAAATGGCTTATTTGTTGACCATGATAAAATGAATGCTGAAAGTAAACGCTTTTTAGATATTGTTGGTTTGGATGTTCCACCTGATACCTTGTTGGGTAATTTAACGATTTCACAACAACAGTCGGTTGAAATTGCTAAAGCCATCTCACATGACGTTAAAATTGTCATTATGGATGAACCAACGTCCTCCTTAACCTCTACCGAAGTTGAAAAATTATTTGATATTATCCGTACATTGACATCCCAAGGCATTGCCATTATTTATATTTCTCACAAGATGGATGAAATCTTAGAAATTTCAGATGAGGTCACTATCATGCGAGACGGTAAGTATGTAGCAACGCATGACGCAAAAAATTTAACGAAGGCGCAAATCATTCATGATATGGTTGGGCGTGAATTAGTCAATCAGTTTCCGGATCATGTCGATGAATCAACGGATAAAGTGCTCTTAGAAGTGAAAAATTTGACGTCACCGAATGTTTTATCCTTTAAAGATTGTTCTTTTCAGCTAAAACAAGGCGAAATCCTTGGTGTGGCTGGCTTGGTTGGTGCTCAACGATCGGAATTAATGGAAGCTGTCTTTGGTTTAAGAGATGTTGAAGCTGGTGGCCAAATATTGATTCGGGGCGAAGAAGTCGAAATTAAATCCCCACAAGATGCCATTAAAAATAACATGGCTTTTGTGACGGAAGACCGACGCCATTCAGGTATTTTTGGTGTTTTACCGGTTGCCGATAATATTACCATTGCCTCAATTAGAAATTTCCAGAAACCAACCGGCTTACTGGATGAATCAGCGATGAAAGAAGTAGTTGATCATGGGATTACCTCCCTGCGCATTAAAACCCCTTCAGCTAAAACGCGCATTGAAAACTTATCGGGTGGTAACCAACAGAAGGTTGTTTTATCTCGCTGGTTAGCAACTTCACCTGATATTTTGATCTTAGATGAGCCGACACGGGGAATTGATGTGGGGGCTAAATATGAAATTTATGAAATTATCGACGCCCTTTCTCGTGAAGGCAAGTCGATTATAATGATTTCTTCTGAAATGAGTGAAATCATGGGAATGTCAGACCGGATTATGGTGATGTGTGAGGGGCGCATTTCAGGTTATTTAAGTCCTGAAGAAGCCACTCAAGAGAAAATTATGGAATTAGCCACTGCCTTTATGCATACATCAGAAGCAGTTATTGAAGAGGTGAATTAG
- a CDS encoding galactose ABC transporter substrate-binding protein produces MRKFMSAFMALVLTLVSFGGFSQVQAQEPQTFEIGVAIYQYNDNFMTLYREELGNYFTELGEADGNTYNVDFQDGQNNQATQTEQLNNFIAQGKDLIIANLVDPTGAEQIILSAQSADIPVIFINREPDISTMELWPGKTTYVGVDARQSGVFQGEIIADLDNHGDLNGDGVVSYLMIMGDAGNVDAEQRTQYSIETLEQTIPTASLGEHQRGNWDQARGQEIAANALSQYGEDLEVIFSNNDGMALGAVQAIDGAGRVINEDIYIVGVDALPEVVELITAGNFTGTVLNDHFNQARTAAEVAVRLLNGEEVAPYFWHDYVKVTSAEEAELKRLDFNEETIEEYQQRLEETYGSAE; encoded by the coding sequence ATGCGCAAATTTATGTCAGCTTTTATGGCATTGGTGTTAACGTTGGTATCTTTTGGAGGATTCAGTCAAGTTCAAGCACAAGAACCGCAAACGTTTGAAATTGGAGTTGCTATTTATCAATACAATGACAACTTTATGACTTTGTATCGTGAAGAATTAGGTAACTACTTCACTGAGTTAGGTGAAGCTGATGGCAATACTTACAATGTCGATTTCCAAGATGGTCAAAATAACCAAGCAACGCAAACAGAACAATTGAACAACTTTATTGCTCAAGGGAAAGATTTAATTATTGCTAACTTAGTGGATCCAACAGGTGCAGAACAAATTATCTTATCAGCTCAATCAGCCGATATTCCCGTAATTTTCATCAACCGTGAACCAGATATTTCAACCATGGAATTATGGCCAGGTAAAACAACCTATGTTGGGGTAGATGCGCGTCAATCAGGTGTGTTCCAAGGTGAAATCATTGCTGACTTAGACAATCATGGTGACCTTAACGGCGACGGCGTGGTAAGTTACTTAATGATTATGGGTGACGCTGGTAACGTTGATGCTGAACAAAGAACCCAATACTCTATCGAAACATTAGAACAAACGATTCCTACGGCTAGCTTAGGTGAACACCAACGCGGTAACTGGGACCAAGCACGCGGACAAGAAATTGCAGCTAACGCTTTAAGCCAATACGGTGAAGATTTAGAAGTTATTTTCTCAAACAACGATGGTATGGCATTAGGTGCTGTTCAAGCCATTGATGGCGCAGGCCGTGTGATTAACGAAGATATTTACATTGTTGGGGTGGATGCTCTTCCAGAAGTGGTTGAATTGATTACAGCTGGTAACTTTACTGGTACCGTCTTAAATGACCACTTCAACCAAGCGCGTACAGCTGCTGAAGTTGCTGTTAGATTATTAAACGGTGAAGAAGTTGCTCCTTACTTCTGGCATGATTATGTTAAAGTAACTTCTGCTGAAGAAGCTGAGTTAAAACGTTTAGACTTTAACGAAGAAACAATTGAAGAATACCAACAACGTTTAGAAGAAACATATGGTAGCGCAGAGTAG
- a CDS encoding response regulator, with the protein MKRLIIVDDEEEVRQSIVNVIDWAEAGFELVGDASNGQEALTLVEENKIDVVITDIRMPVMDGLELSQHIQIIDPTIKIIILTGFDNIEYAQEAFRWNIHEYLLKPVSVEDLYAALQRVSNAIDADRRQATDINSLTQQYMQSLDATRRTYLISLINNTYFSSDEGHLANQAQLYQVRLNGPQYVMVNIVLTEESGLYLNEEVSTYTKDIVFYKEIDWVSYTSSVERIIDRYGQGEVFRYNQSIMLILNGKETFFENTLDILLTDIRQSLNKLFNVHAVMGISETTDKLSNLNHLYRQTLNALEYGSTHPEFTQITISDVESHDNYNIQTTDLIIEDIVRAVRLGQADKLTQAIQQFSDYVHDNHFQSSFVFSVLLGLVGQLTRLYYETVVVDVNSLFINQQLDYFLASRGQFTDVIIDNFKQISLNILKEIQTKHDQTKESITSQALRMIADQFQNPEFSQQMLADQLFITPNYLSTLFTKETGKTFKEHLIEKRMLQGQELLLTTNAKIHEIAQAVGYTDQYYFSYSFKKYFGISPRQMRQDHKK; encoded by the coding sequence ATGAAACGTTTAATTATTGTCGATGATGAAGAAGAAGTGCGCCAATCGATTGTTAATGTCATCGACTGGGCTGAAGCGGGCTTTGAATTGGTGGGCGATGCGTCCAATGGGCAAGAGGCGCTGACTTTGGTTGAAGAAAATAAAATTGATGTCGTCATCACCGATATTCGGATGCCGGTGATGGACGGCCTGGAATTATCGCAACATATCCAAATTATTGATCCGACGATTAAAATTATTATCCTCACGGGTTTTGATAATATTGAGTATGCCCAAGAGGCTTTCCGCTGGAATATTCACGAATATTTATTAAAGCCGGTCTCGGTGGAGGACTTGTATGCGGCCTTGCAACGGGTGTCCAACGCCATTGACGCTGACCGTCGGCAGGCGACCGATATTAATTCCTTGACCCAACAATATATGCAGTCGCTGGATGCGACCCGGCGAACGTATTTAATTTCCTTGATTAATAATACCTATTTTTCAAGTGACGAGGGTCACCTGGCCAACCAAGCGCAACTCTATCAAGTACGTTTAAATGGACCGCAATATGTGATGGTCAATATCGTTTTGACCGAAGAAAGTGGCTTGTATTTGAATGAAGAAGTGAGCACTTATACCAAGGATATCGTTTTTTACAAAGAAATCGACTGGGTATCCTACACCTCTTCCGTCGAGCGGATTATCGACCGCTACGGGCAAGGGGAAGTTTTCCGCTACAATCAATCGATCATGCTAATCCTAAACGGCAAGGAAACTTTTTTTGAAAACACTTTGGATATTCTCCTAACCGACATTCGTCAATCCTTAAATAAATTATTTAATGTGCATGCGGTGATGGGGATTTCTGAAACGACCGATAAACTGTCTAACTTGAATCATTTGTATCGCCAAACCTTGAACGCCCTTGAATATGGCAGCACCCACCCGGAGTTTACCCAGATTACTATTTCGGATGTCGAAAGTCATGATAATTATAATATCCAAACGACCGATTTAATTATCGAAGACATTGTGCGCGCCGTGAGACTAGGGCAAGCTGACAAGTTAACGCAAGCGATTCAACAATTTAGCGACTATGTCCATGACAACCATTTTCAAAGCTCTTTCGTCTTTTCCGTTTTGTTAGGTTTGGTTGGCCAATTGACTCGTTTATATTATGAAACGGTGGTCGTTGACGTCAACAGTTTGTTTATCAATCAGCAACTGGACTATTTTCTGGCCTCCCGCGGTCAATTTACCGACGTGATTATTGACAACTTCAAACAAATATCGCTGAATATCTTGAAAGAAATTCAAACCAAACATGACCAAACCAAAGAAAGTATTACGTCACAAGCTTTGCGCATGATTGCTGACCAATTTCAAAATCCTGAATTTAGCCAGCAAATGTTAGCCGACCAACTCTTTATTACGCCCAATTATTTATCGACTTTATTTACCAAAGAAACCGGCAAAACCTTTAAAGAGCATTTAATTGAAAAAAGGATGCTGCAAGGCCAAGAATTGTTATTGACCACGAATGCAAAAATCCATGAGATTGCCCAAGCAGTTGGCTATACAGACCAATATTATTTTTCTTATTCTTTTAAAAAATATTTTGGTATTTCGCCTCGGCAAATGCGGCAAGACCACAAGAAATAG
- a CDS encoding cache domain-containing sensor histidine kinase: MRRLTKKIQPLQRLIFAVLMILAAIVLIVGLWVSYVFQRNLLIDQTAETTQINAMQASESLQNMFFNMDNTLRAVSIELQLYDHDLEAMQELIDSSVSLNQDLDSITIVDAAGEVYAYAPSYRRLADDDGPVQPLTAAWYEADKQFDQSLYSVPHQQTIYRQNDIKVISVTVPFLHDGEEYILIADFHEDLLERYYKAEFNTTYGDSYIINQAGEIIYTPDNLNERTLEIHQTLQDQNLINRLIVEPANDFVVATSRLGITPWTVVHISYINDLIQSSLNAILRSSVAIFIVLIVVIAYISFITSNYISRPLENIVGKMQALNRENITDSYIDNTKLQASNTYQEANMLTQSYNQMVDTILYLMSRIQAEEKALRKSERNTLEAQIQPHFLYNTLESILWMIERGNNQDASEMVRSLGKMLRISLSKGQEIITLGRELEQVEHYFVIQSLRYKGQFTYQINIPAELRECKVIKLVVQPLVENAIYHGVSRTVDMGEISVSVHRDKDQILLTVSDNGLGIEETKLAEIRAHLREPSGKMGLGLINVHQRLQIYYGKNYGVTINSELDYGTEVTINFPLDESEVTQ; encoded by the coding sequence ATGCGTCGATTGACTAAAAAAATTCAACCTTTGCAACGCCTAATTTTTGCGGTGCTCATGATTTTAGCGGCCATTGTTTTAATTGTGGGTTTGTGGGTGTCCTATGTTTTTCAAAGAAACTTGCTAATTGATCAAACCGCCGAAACCACTCAAATCAATGCCATGCAAGCCAGCGAGTCCTTGCAAAATATGTTTTTTAATATGGACAATACACTGCGGGCAGTTTCCATTGAGTTGCAACTCTACGACCATGATTTGGAAGCCATGCAGGAACTGATTGACTCATCGGTTAGTTTAAATCAAGACCTAGACTCCATTACTATTGTCGATGCAGCAGGGGAGGTCTACGCTTATGCTCCATCTTATCGGCGACTGGCCGATGATGATGGGCCGGTCCAACCCTTAACCGCAGCTTGGTATGAAGCCGACAAGCAATTTGACCAGTCTTTGTATTCCGTTCCCCATCAACAAACGATTTATCGTCAAAATGATATCAAAGTTATTTCGGTCACGGTGCCTTTTCTCCATGATGGAGAGGAGTACATTCTAATAGCCGACTTTCATGAAGACCTGTTGGAACGCTACTACAAAGCGGAATTTAACACGACTTACGGGGACTCGTACATTATTAATCAAGCGGGTGAAATTATTTACACACCGGATAATCTCAATGAAAGAACCTTGGAAATTCATCAAACCCTCCAAGATCAAAACCTAATCAATCGTTTAATTGTCGAACCGGCCAACGATTTTGTGGTAGCCACTAGCCGTCTAGGCATTACGCCCTGGACCGTGGTGCATATTTCCTATATCAACGACCTTATTCAGTCGTCCTTAAATGCCATTCTCCGGTCGTCGGTAGCGATATTTATTGTTTTGATTGTGGTTATTGCCTATATTTCTTTTATCACGTCCAATTATATTTCGCGTCCGTTAGAAAATATCGTTGGTAAAATGCAGGCCTTGAACCGTGAAAATATCACTGACTCATACATTGATAACACCAAGTTGCAAGCTTCCAATACCTATCAGGAAGCCAATATGTTGACACAATCCTACAATCAAATGGTCGACACGATTCTTTACTTGATGTCGCGGATTCAAGCCGAGGAGAAAGCTTTGCGTAAAAGTGAGCGCAATACCCTGGAAGCTCAAATCCAGCCGCACTTTTTATACAACACCCTCGAATCGATTTTATGGATGATTGAGCGCGGCAACAACCAAGACGCTTCCGAAATGGTCCGCTCACTCGGCAAAATGTTGCGCATCTCACTCAGCAAAGGCCAAGAAATCATCACCCTCGGTCGCGAACTGGAACAAGTCGAGCACTACTTCGTCATCCAGTCCTTACGCTACAAAGGCCAGTTCACCTACCAAATAAATATCCCTGCGGAACTCCGTGAGTGCAAGGTGATTAAGTTGGTCGTGCAACCCCTGGTTGAAAATGCCATTTACCATGGTGTTTCCCGTACGGTGGACATGGGTGAAATTAGTGTATCGGTCCATCGTGACAAGGACCAAATTTTGTTAACCGTTTCAGACAACGGGCTCGGCATCGAAGAAACAAAGTTAGCCGAAATCCGTGCCCACCTACGGGAACCGAGTGGCAAGATGGGCTTAGGTTTAATTAATGTTCATCAACGGCTGCAAATTTATTATGGTAAAAACTATGGGGTTACCATTAATAGCGAACTGGATTACGGTACCGAAGTCACCATTAATTTTCCTCTTGACGAAAGTGAGGTCACCCAATGA
- a CDS encoding galactose ABC transporter substrate-binding protein, with the protein MRKAVIFIMLVLSVFAVDGTVFAADKDIKIGVVYYKFDDVYITSVRMAFERLVAGYDNVEALTFNSQNDQALQFEQIDQLIAADVDVLLVNIVDTQCAHIAVGKAEAAGLPIILFNRESELASYSDYEGARYVGSMALEAGIIQGEMIADLWLSDPAYDRNGNGVLDYVMLSGDENNLEATLRTIHSVKTVEEAGIEVAELGSVIASWDADKAYDAMKGWLATDIDNIDVVFANNDSMAAGAIVALQEEGFNLGQDGGSADGGSADGGSADGGSADGDGAGGFIPVFGVDGTEEALDLVSRGIMSGSVTQDQQAMGEAMFKLAYNAGQGREFLDGTDYSYDESGLAVRIPYQAFVVE; encoded by the coding sequence ATGAGAAAAGCAGTGATATTTATTATGTTGGTTTTAAGTGTTTTTGCCGTTGATGGAACGGTTTTTGCGGCGGACAAGGACATTAAAATCGGCGTTGTCTACTATAAATTTGACGACGTCTACATTACGTCGGTGCGGATGGCGTTTGAGCGGTTGGTGGCGGGGTACGATAATGTGGAGGCGCTGACCTTTAATTCGCAAAATGATCAGGCTTTGCAATTTGAGCAAATTGATCAGCTGATTGCAGCCGATGTGGATGTGTTGCTGGTGAATATTGTCGACACGCAATGTGCGCATATCGCAGTGGGGAAGGCTGAGGCTGCTGGCTTGCCAATCATTTTGTTTAACCGCGAGTCGGAGCTGGCGTCCTATAGCGACTATGAAGGCGCGCGTTACGTGGGTTCCATGGCGCTGGAAGCCGGGATTATCCAAGGTGAGATGATCGCGGACTTGTGGTTGAGCGATCCGGCTTATGACCGCAACGGCAATGGCGTGCTGGATTATGTCATGTTGAGTGGCGATGAAAACAATTTGGAAGCTACTTTGCGTACCATCCATTCAGTGAAGACGGTGGAGGAAGCCGGGATTGAGGTGGCCGAGCTTGGGTCAGTCATTGCTTCTTGGGATGCCGACAAAGCCTATGATGCGATGAAAGGCTGGTTGGCAACTGACATCGATAACATCGACGTGGTGTTTGCCAACAATGACTCCATGGCAGCCGGCGCCATTGTCGCCTTGCAAGAAGAAGGCTTTAATTTAGGGCAAGATGGGGGTAGTGCGGATGGGGGTAGTGCAGATGGGGGGAGTGCGGACGGGGGGAGTGCGGATGGGGACGGTGCGGGCGGATTTATTCCGGTTTTTGGCGTCGATGGCACGGAAGAAGCTTTGGATTTGGTGTCACGTGGCATCATGTCAGGCAGTGTCACCCAAGACCAACAAGCCATGGGTGAAGCCATGTTCAAGCTTGCTTACAACGCCGGCCAAGGCCGCGAATTCTTGGATGGCACCGATTATAGCTATGACGAAAGCGGCCTAGCCGTGAGAATTCCTTACCAAGCGTTTGTGGTGGAGTAG